The Verrucomicrobium spinosum DSM 4136 = JCM 18804 genome includes a region encoding these proteins:
- a CDS encoding host-nuclease inhibitor Gam family protein, producing MSTRTTSRTVAAIVPTEAQARASLASYIEAHLKVEALEIKAAKLVEKLKKKYDDKARPIVAFRDAHETVLMQYAEGHPELFQKRQKVELYGGHKIGWHTSPPAVTFVRPTGTKKKQTVEGFLAAVKAFVKYVKKFVRTKEEINKEAIIIEYRATEELCKKSGDQTKLVELKADLSAMGVEVTQEEKFVIDLDLQPEIVQPAVATA from the coding sequence ATGAGCACACGTACCACATCTCGCACCGTCGCCGCCATCGTCCCCACCGAGGCCCAGGCCCGCGCCAGCCTGGCCTCCTACATTGAGGCCCACCTCAAGGTGGAGGCGCTTGAAATCAAGGCCGCCAAACTGGTGGAGAAATTGAAGAAGAAATATGACGACAAAGCGCGTCCTATCGTCGCGTTCAGGGACGCGCATGAGACCGTGCTCATGCAGTATGCTGAGGGTCACCCCGAACTGTTTCAGAAGCGCCAGAAGGTGGAGCTCTACGGTGGCCACAAGATCGGCTGGCACACCTCACCGCCTGCGGTGACCTTCGTTCGTCCCACTGGCACCAAGAAGAAGCAGACCGTGGAGGGGTTTCTTGCCGCAGTGAAGGCCTTCGTGAAGTACGTCAAAAAGTTTGTCCGCACGAAGGAGGAGATCAACAAGGAAGCCATCATCATCGAGTACCGGGCCACGGAGGAACTCTGCAAAAAGTCCGGAGACCAGACCAAGCTGGTGGAGTTGAAGGCAGACCTTTCAGCGATGGGCGTGGAGGTCACTCAGGAAGAGAAGTTCGTGATCGATCTCGACCTTCAACCGGAAATCGTCCAGCCCGCCGTCGCCACCGCCTGA
- a CDS encoding AAA family ATPase, protein MTPPTATPANDRVKPIDQLLRQQLQKYKDRESLSLKDLGKRIDASEAMVSRYLSDRFEGDVGGIELKIRDLIKLDEMRALVIQEIETFPTLVTKQVHNALELIRKNSHVGLIFGDAGVGKSRAIQLYTSKTPLSLQITLSRFSGSDTNGIITAIWRQIDTSAYRRKRDGNRGSFLVERLKGSGRMLIIDNAHRLTRVGREALFDFHDATGCPIALVGNPELLDAIEENDQQFSRVGVRMKADLKDKAEEAAGELLTRVWPEAVAELLDLATTVVTHHGRLRALWHQIRIARELMTKGAKTPTKAFQLAHEHLVRNYRLLEDPS, encoded by the coding sequence ATGACACCGCCCACCGCCACGCCCGCCAACGACCGCGTCAAGCCCATCGACCAGCTGCTGCGTCAGCAGCTCCAGAAGTACAAGGACCGCGAGAGCCTTTCCCTCAAGGACCTCGGCAAACGCATCGACGCCTCTGAGGCCATGGTCAGCCGCTACCTCAGCGACCGTTTTGAGGGCGACGTCGGCGGCATTGAGCTCAAGATCCGCGACCTCATCAAGCTCGATGAAATGCGAGCCCTGGTCATCCAGGAGATCGAGACCTTTCCCACGCTGGTCACCAAGCAGGTCCACAACGCCCTGGAGTTGATCCGCAAGAACTCTCACGTCGGTCTGATCTTCGGCGACGCGGGTGTGGGCAAGAGCCGCGCCATCCAGCTCTACACCAGCAAGACCCCGCTGAGCCTCCAGATCACGCTGAGCCGTTTCAGTGGCTCAGATACCAACGGCATCATCACCGCCATCTGGCGTCAGATCGACACCAGCGCCTACCGCCGCAAGCGTGACGGGAATCGCGGCTCGTTCCTCGTGGAACGTTTGAAGGGGTCCGGCCGCATGCTGATCATCGACAACGCCCATCGTCTCACCCGGGTGGGCCGGGAGGCTCTCTTCGATTTCCATGATGCCACCGGGTGCCCCATTGCCCTGGTCGGCAATCCCGAGCTGCTCGACGCCATTGAAGAGAACGACCAGCAGTTCAGCCGCGTCGGCGTGCGCATGAAGGCCGACCTCAAGGACAAGGCCGAGGAAGCCGCTGGCGAGCTGCTCACCCGCGTCTGGCCCGAGGCCGTCGCCGAGCTGCTCGACCTGGCCACCACCGTCGTCACCCACCACGGCCGCCTGCGTGCCCTGTGGCACCAGATCCGCATTGCCCGCGAGCTGATGACCAAAGGGGCCAAGACCCCGACCAAAGCCTTCCAGCTCGCCCACGAGCACCTGGTGCGGAACTACCGCCTCCTGGAAGACCCGTCCTAA
- a CDS encoding helix-turn-helix domain-containing protein has product MDFSERLKALRTRLGLTQRDFAEKLKLSVGYVYQLEAGKRAPSESLLVLLDLIEKEAAATPSPRSKMRDAREAKGWTIRDLSKATGYAVGVLQAMEEASGRASEKMINAISTALGIPVEDLMQGSDAPKIIDETGRTGTMGAIPNLQVPPGTTARIIPHLSFAQAGKMEACWEDGGYEYEGRVALNVKDPKAFTVEIRGDSMEDKISPGDTIMVYPSKEPRNGSVVLARLTDDAGGDVFCKLYTAKNQGKEVLLTSFNPAYPPMEYRREDFRFIYPVVEVRKPLTY; this is encoded by the coding sequence ATGGATTTTTCTGAGAGGTTGAAGGCGCTACGGACCCGTTTGGGTCTCACACAGAGGGATTTTGCAGAAAAGCTGAAGCTCAGTGTTGGTTATGTGTATCAGCTTGAGGCTGGGAAACGTGCACCGAGTGAGAGTCTCCTCGTGTTGCTCGATCTCATTGAGAAGGAAGCGGCGGCAACGCCCTCCCCACGTAGCAAAATGCGGGATGCTCGCGAAGCCAAAGGGTGGACGATCAGAGACCTGTCCAAAGCCACCGGATACGCCGTGGGGGTGCTTCAGGCCATGGAGGAGGCTTCAGGGCGTGCCAGTGAGAAGATGATCAATGCGATATCGACCGCATTGGGCATTCCAGTGGAGGATCTGATGCAAGGCTCTGATGCGCCCAAGATCATCGACGAGACTGGCCGCACTGGCACCATGGGGGCGATCCCCAATCTCCAAGTGCCGCCTGGGACAACGGCCCGGATCATCCCCCACTTGTCCTTTGCCCAGGCCGGGAAGATGGAGGCCTGTTGGGAGGATGGCGGCTATGAGTACGAAGGGCGTGTCGCTCTGAATGTCAAAGACCCAAAAGCGTTTACTGTCGAGATCCGAGGGGATTCGATGGAGGACAAGATTTCCCCAGGCGATACCATCATGGTCTATCCCAGCAAGGAGCCTCGCAATGGAAGCGTCGTGCTGGCCCGCCTGACTGACGACGCTGGGGGGGATGTGTTTTGCAAGCTCTACACCGCTAAAAACCAGGGCAAGGAAGTGCTTCTTACCAGCTTTAACCCGGCTTACCCTCCGATGGAATATCGTCGGGAGGACTTCCGTTTTATCTATCCCGTTGTCGAAGTCAGGAAACCCTTAACCTATTGA
- a CDS encoding DUF4339 domain-containing protein: MSDSKTLYQVHTGSEELGPFTLTQLRSMWKAGQFTADSNCRVAGRDQWFPLMRVAERQPFFTRLRIVGLTLIAGVVTLYGLAFWQNNTREMAVAATLERFPNEYVFPDDPLALRFRAYVLERMAKSIVRNAPFMGGNVRPVHRLAAQAVSLAKDMVATADELGVPAEGVNVDDAQREAIEQKASPTSDFMYPLREKRVELIRAQNELLKQLKQR, translated from the coding sequence ATGAGCGATTCCAAGACGTTGTATCAGGTCCACACCGGCTCAGAGGAGCTTGGCCCGTTCACTCTCACGCAGCTGCGGTCCATGTGGAAGGCTGGCCAGTTCACTGCTGACTCCAATTGCCGCGTGGCGGGGAGGGATCAGTGGTTTCCCTTGATGCGGGTTGCCGAAAGGCAGCCATTCTTTACGCGGCTGAGGATCGTGGGGTTAACACTTATCGCGGGCGTGGTCACTCTTTACGGGCTGGCGTTTTGGCAGAACAACACTCGCGAAATGGCGGTGGCGGCGACACTGGAACGGTTTCCCAATGAGTATGTTTTCCCGGATGACCCCCTGGCACTGCGGTTTCGTGCATATGTACTTGAGAGGATGGCAAAGAGCATCGTCCGCAACGCGCCGTTCATGGGGGGGAATGTGCGCCCCGTTCATAGGCTTGCCGCTCAGGCGGTATCGTTGGCAAAAGACATGGTGGCGACTGCTGATGAATTGGGCGTGCCTGCTGAAGGCGTGAATGTGGATGATGCACAAAGAGAGGCAATCGAGCAAAAGGCATCGCCAACGAGCGACTTCATGTACCCATTGAGGGAAAAGCGTGTGGAGTTGATCAGAGCGCAAAATGAGCTGCTGAAGCAACTGAAGCAGCGCTGA
- a CDS encoding TIGR02594 family protein yields MPTPTVNQRIYAEGLKYIGVKEWPGPKTNPQIAEMFRLAPDWLDQDDSKTAWCGIFRGTVGHLTATGVPAEHYRAANWLNWGEPVKLDDARQGDTVVFSRTGGNHVAIFDRLEGDKVWVLGGNQGNAVSIAPYARSLVRGVRRFKESK; encoded by the coding sequence ATGCCTACTCCTACCGTGAATCAACGCATCTATGCCGAGGGGCTCAAATACATTGGGGTCAAGGAATGGCCGGGGCCGAAGACCAACCCGCAAATCGCGGAGATGTTCCGCCTTGCGCCCGACTGGCTGGACCAAGACGACAGCAAGACTGCCTGGTGCGGGATCTTCCGGGGTACCGTGGGGCACCTCACGGCCACGGGTGTGCCTGCTGAGCACTACCGGGCCGCCAACTGGCTCAACTGGGGCGAGCCGGTGAAACTGGATGATGCCCGCCAGGGTGACACCGTGGTCTTCAGCCGCACGGGCGGCAATCACGTGGCCATCTTTGACCGCCTGGAAGGCGACAAGGTCTGGGTCCTGGGTGGCAACCAGGGCAACGCCGTCAGCATCGCCCCCTATGCCCGCTCCCTGGTGCGCGGGGTGAGGCGGTTCAAGGAAAGTAAGTGA
- a CDS encoding terminase large subunit domain-containing protein has translation MMKSPLDLLLPYQRKWVDDESRFKYGLWSRQTGKDFSSAAEIVRDCKLRDKTTWMIAAPSERQSLETLAKCSEWSEAFDLASEGIREERDGPEALLKQGEIKFANGSRVIAVPGRPDTVRGFSANVLMTEFAFFEDPDATWRAILPSITNPLRGGEKKVRLITTPNGQGNKAHDLWTKENSTKHKWSKHKVTIHDAVAAGLPVDPEELRAMLDDPEGWAQEYECEFLDAAGVLLSYELIGSCEAPEATTTQPDAFWAARPQFPLYAGWDFARKKDLSVLWTAQKIGPLLVTKEVLVMRGMSTPKQVELVSHRLKNITRLCLDYTGAGVGAGDLLVEKFGEWNFDKHQFGKVELCTFTDSLKRDIFPSLKVAMEQRGLLVPGTREIREDLHSMYRVVTAAGNVTYRAPHSPNGHADRCTGLALCRRAAGTGGAVGGMQSVKSARPRERRMAA, from the coding sequence ATGATGAAGTCTCCATTAGATCTCTTGCTGCCCTACCAGCGGAAGTGGGTGGATGATGAATCGCGGTTCAAGTATGGGCTGTGGTCCCGTCAGACCGGCAAGGACTTCTCCTCTGCGGCTGAGATCGTGCGTGACTGCAAGCTGCGAGACAAGACGACCTGGATGATCGCTGCACCGTCTGAGCGGCAGTCCCTGGAGACGCTGGCAAAGTGCAGTGAGTGGTCTGAGGCATTCGACCTGGCCAGTGAGGGCATCCGTGAAGAGCGTGATGGTCCCGAGGCGCTGCTGAAGCAGGGCGAGATCAAGTTTGCCAACGGCTCCCGGGTGATCGCGGTGCCTGGTCGGCCAGACACGGTGCGTGGCTTCAGCGCCAACGTGCTGATGACTGAGTTTGCGTTCTTCGAAGATCCTGACGCGACCTGGCGGGCGATCCTGCCATCCATCACCAACCCGCTGAGGGGTGGCGAAAAAAAGGTGCGTCTCATCACCACGCCCAATGGCCAGGGCAACAAGGCACATGATCTTTGGACCAAGGAAAACTCCACCAAGCACAAGTGGAGCAAGCACAAGGTCACCATCCATGACGCGGTGGCCGCTGGTCTGCCCGTCGATCCCGAGGAGCTGCGGGCCATGCTGGATGATCCCGAGGGCTGGGCACAGGAGTACGAGTGCGAGTTCCTGGATGCTGCTGGGGTGCTGCTGTCCTACGAGCTGATTGGTTCCTGCGAGGCACCGGAGGCCACGACGACACAGCCTGATGCATTCTGGGCCGCCCGCCCACAGTTCCCGCTCTATGCTGGGTGGGACTTCGCCCGAAAGAAGGATCTCTCCGTCCTGTGGACGGCCCAGAAGATCGGCCCGCTCCTGGTGACCAAGGAAGTGCTGGTCATGCGAGGCATGAGCACCCCCAAGCAGGTGGAGCTCGTGAGTCACCGCCTGAAAAACATCACGCGCCTGTGCCTGGACTACACCGGAGCGGGTGTGGGCGCGGGCGATCTCCTGGTGGAGAAGTTTGGCGAGTGGAACTTCGACAAGCACCAGTTTGGCAAGGTGGAGCTGTGCACCTTTACCGACTCCCTGAAGCGTGACATCTTCCCCAGCCTGAAGGTGGCCATGGAACAGCGTGGCCTCCTCGTACCAGGCACTCGTGAGATCCGTGAGGACTTGCACTCCATGTATCGGGTGGTGACAGCGGCGGGCAACGTGACCTACCGCGCTCCTCACTCCCCCAATGGGCACGCGGACCGTTGCACTGGACTGGCTCTCTGCCGTCGTGCTGCGGGTACTGGTGGAGCTGTCGGCGGCATGCAGTCTGTGAAGTCTGCGCGTCCTCGTGAAAGGAGGATGGCAGCATGA